A region of Domibacillus sp. DTU_2020_1001157_1_SI_ALB_TIR_016 DNA encodes the following proteins:
- the gucD gene encoding alpha-ketoglutaric semialdehyde dehydrogenase GucD, translating to MTTTIDTKTYLNFINGEWVPSVSNEVEKSLNPADRNEVVGYVQKSTADDLNQAVAAAKAAKEGWRRLSGAERGEYLYKAAHILEKRIDDIAECATREMGKTFAETKGETARGIAILKYYAGEGMRKVGDVIPSTDSSALMFTTRVPLGVVGVITPWNFPIAIPIWKIAPALVYGNTVVMKPATETAVTAAKIIECFEEAGFPAGVVNLITGPGRTIGQGIADHEEINGITFTGSNGVGKQIGQAALARGAKYQLEMGGKNPVIVAADADLDLAVEAVVTGAFRSTGQKCTATSRVIVASEVFDTFKERLVQKTKEITIGSGLDSRTWMGPCASENQLNTVLSYINKGVEEGAELLIGGKRAEEGSQADGYYVEPTIFDNCTPNMAIAREEIFGPVIALLKAASAEEALKLANDTEYGLSASIFTTNIQHLLSFVNDMEAGLIRVNAESAGVELQAPFGGMKQSSSHSREQGEAAKEFFTSIKTVFVK from the coding sequence ATGACAACAACAATTGACACAAAAACATATCTTAATTTTATCAATGGCGAATGGGTTCCTTCCGTTTCAAATGAAGTGGAAAAAAGCCTGAATCCAGCAGACAGAAATGAAGTCGTCGGCTATGTACAAAAATCAACAGCCGATGATTTGAACCAGGCGGTGGCCGCAGCGAAAGCAGCGAAAGAAGGATGGCGCAGGCTGTCAGGGGCAGAACGTGGAGAGTACCTGTATAAAGCAGCTCACATTCTCGAAAAAAGAATCGATGACATTGCGGAATGTGCTACACGGGAAATGGGCAAAACGTTTGCCGAAACAAAAGGGGAAACAGCCCGCGGCATTGCCATCTTAAAGTACTATGCAGGAGAAGGCATGCGCAAAGTAGGCGATGTGATTCCATCGACAGACAGCTCAGCCCTTATGTTTACAACACGTGTACCGCTCGGTGTAGTCGGAGTCATTACTCCCTGGAATTTCCCGATTGCGATTCCTATCTGGAAAATAGCGCCGGCGCTTGTGTATGGCAACACGGTCGTCATGAAGCCGGCGACAGAAACAGCGGTGACAGCTGCTAAAATTATTGAATGCTTCGAAGAAGCCGGATTCCCCGCTGGCGTCGTTAATTTAATTACGGGACCAGGCAGAACCATCGGCCAGGGTATTGCGGATCATGAAGAGATCAACGGCATTACGTTTACCGGTTCAAACGGCGTTGGCAAGCAGATCGGCCAGGCAGCGCTGGCACGCGGTGCAAAATACCAGCTTGAAATGGGCGGGAAAAATCCAGTGATTGTGGCTGCCGATGCCGATCTTGATTTGGCAGTGGAAGCGGTTGTGACAGGCGCTTTTCGTTCAACGGGACAAAAATGTACGGCCACAAGCCGGGTCATTGTGGCATCTGAAGTGTTTGATACATTTAAAGAAAGGCTCGTTCAAAAAACAAAAGAGATCACGATTGGCAGCGGCCTTGACAGCCGTACATGGATGGGGCCGTGTGCAAGTGAAAATCAGCTGAATACTGTTCTTTCTTACATTAATAAAGGGGTAGAAGAAGGTGCCGAACTCCTTATCGGGGGCAAACGTGCAGAGGAAGGAAGCCAGGCAGATGGATACTATGTGGAACCAACCATTTTTGACAATTGTACGCCGAATATGGCGATTGCAAGAGAAGAAATATTTGGCCCAGTGATTGCCCTTTTAAAAGCAGCATCTGCGGAAGAAGCGCTGAAGCTTGCGAATGATACCGAGTACGGCTTAAGTGCTTCTATCTTTACAACGAATATCCAGCATTTGTTGTCCTTCGTCAATGACATGGAAGCGGGGCTGATCCGGGTAAATGCAGAAAGTGCGGGGGTTGAACTTCAGGCTCCATTCGGCGGCATGAAGCAGTCCAGCTCACATTCCCGTGAGCAGGGAGAAGCAGCAAAAGAATTCTTTACTTCGATTAAAACCGTTTTTGTAAAATAA
- a CDS encoding glycine betaine ABC transporter substrate-binding protein, protein MNMQKIPLGAWIDSLVDWITVTFAGLFSLITNTIDGLLNILVDLLSAGPPIVLILILTLLVTYTSRWPLGIFTLISLLLIDNLGYWDSSIQTLAIVILSGLLTIVIGIPIGIWCAQRKTVRNIVMPILDFMQTMPAFVYLIPSILFFGIGVVPGIIASFIFAIAPTIRMTNLGIQEVPKDLIEASNAFGSSNSQKLFKVQLPLATPTIMAGVNQSIMLALSMVVTASLVGAPGLGADVYRAVSQINVGQGFEAGLSIVIIAIILDRLTQNLRNPAYKHLIRPKIVFSALAVLVIGAALVLSLAKNETATGPAGDVGSETGYQIIGIEPGAGIMTQARNAVKDYGLDDWKLTEGSSAAMVAELKKAYDQKEPIIITGWSPHWMFSSFDLKYLEDPNQTFGGAEDINTIVRKGLQQDAPGAYQILDQFAWETSDMEEVMVQIEEGASAEEAAQKWIADHPDVVAKWTEGAQKGSGQSISLVYVAWDTEIASTNVIGQVLEQNGYKVKLSQVEVGPMFASIANGSADAMVAAWLPSTHLEYYNTYKKDIVDLGPNLQGTKNGLVVPAYMDIDSIEDLR, encoded by the coding sequence TAGTAGATCTTTTAAGTGCGGGCCCGCCTATTGTTTTAATCTTAATTTTAACGCTTCTTGTTACGTATACGAGCCGCTGGCCGCTGGGTATTTTTACTTTAATCAGCTTGCTGCTGATCGACAATCTTGGTTATTGGGATTCCAGTATTCAAACCCTTGCCATTGTCATTTTGTCTGGACTGCTCACCATTGTGATCGGGATACCGATCGGCATTTGGTGTGCCCAGCGAAAAACAGTCCGCAATATTGTTATGCCTATTCTTGATTTTATGCAGACAATGCCTGCTTTTGTTTATTTGATCCCGTCTATTCTGTTTTTTGGAATCGGGGTTGTACCGGGAATTATCGCATCTTTTATTTTTGCGATCGCCCCGACAATTCGAATGACTAATCTTGGTATTCAGGAAGTGCCGAAAGATTTAATTGAAGCATCCAATGCTTTTGGTTCCAGCAACAGCCAAAAGCTGTTTAAGGTACAGCTTCCTTTAGCAACTCCTACGATTATGGCCGGGGTAAACCAAAGTATTATGCTTGCCCTGTCCATGGTCGTAACAGCTTCACTTGTTGGTGCTCCAGGGCTCGGCGCGGATGTTTACCGTGCGGTCAGCCAGATCAATGTAGGACAAGGGTTTGAAGCAGGACTATCGATCGTCATTATTGCCATTATTCTTGACCGTCTTACACAGAATTTACGAAACCCGGCATACAAGCATTTGATCCGTCCGAAAATTGTTTTTTCTGCACTGGCCGTGCTTGTGATCGGTGCAGCTCTCGTTCTTTCTCTGGCAAAAAATGAAACAGCAACCGGTCCAGCTGGCGATGTCGGCAGCGAAACAGGCTATCAAATCATCGGTATTGAGCCTGGAGCCGGTATTATGACACAAGCTAGAAATGCCGTTAAAGATTACGGCTTAGACGACTGGAAGCTTACGGAAGGTTCTTCAGCCGCAATGGTAGCCGAATTGAAAAAAGCGTATGATCAAAAAGAACCGATCATTATTACAGGCTGGTCGCCGCACTGGATGTTCTCTTCTTTTGATTTAAAATATCTCGAAGATCCGAATCAAACCTTTGGCGGTGCTGAAGATATTAATACGATCGTACGAAAAGGTCTCCAACAGGATGCACCTGGTGCCTACCAAATCTTAGACCAGTTCGCCTGGGAAACAAGCGATATGGAAGAAGTAATGGTGCAAATTGAAGAAGGCGCAAGTGCAGAAGAAGCCGCTCAAAAATGGATTGCCGATCATCCGGATGTAGTAGCGAAGTGGACTGAGGGTGCACAAAAAGGAAGCGGCCAAAGCATCAGCCTTGTTTATGTAGCCTGGGATACGGAAATTGCCAGCACAAATGTAATCGGCCAAGTGCTTGAGCAAAATGGCTACAAGGTAAAACTAAGCCAGGTTGAAGTCGGCCCTATGTTTGCAAGTATTGCCAATGGCAGTGCAGACGCAATGGTTGCAGCTTGGCTGCCAAGTACCCACCTTGAGTACTACAACACATACAAAAAAGACATCGTTGACCTTGGACCAAACCTGCAGGGAACGAAAAACGGCCTGGTCGTACCAGCCTATATGGATATTGATTCTATTGAAGATTTAAGATAA